GACAGCCGCACGGCCGCGGTCACCGCCTCATCCTGGATGATGACGTTGTGGGCCGCTTCGAACTTCGGCCGGAGCCCCCGGAGCATGACGACGGCCGCCGGCTCGCTCGGCTCGTCGACCTTCACCGGCTGGAAGCGCCGCTCGAGGGCGGCGTCCTTCTCGAAATATTTCTTGTACTCGCTCCACGTCGTGGCCGCGATCGTCCGGAGCTCGCCGCGGGCGAGCGCCGGCTTGAGCAGGTTGGCCGCGTCGCCGCCGCCTTGCTGGCCGCCCGCGCCGATGAGCGTGTGCGCCTCGTCGATGAAGAGGATGATCGGCTTCGACGACCCCTTCACCTCGGCGATCACCTGCTTCATCCGGTTCTCGAACTCGCCCTTCACGCCGGCCCCTGCCTGGAGCAGCCCCATGTCGAGCCCGAGGATGTCGACGCCCTGCAGGAGCGGCGGCACCTTCGGGTTCTCCGGCGTGCTCTCGACGATGAGCAGCGCGAGCCCCTCGACGAGCGCCGTCTTCCCGACGCCCGCGTCGCCGACGATGATCGGGTTGTTCTTGCGCCGCCGCGCGAGGATATCGATCACCTGCCGGATCTCCCGCTCGCGGCCGAAGATCGGATCGATCTGCCCCGCGCGCGCCTTCCCCGTGTAGTCGACGCAGAACTTCGCCAGCGCCGAATCGGGCCCGGCGCTCGCCATCCCGGCCGGCAGCTTCCCGGCCCCGGGCGCGCCCGCGCCCGCCGAGGCCGCCGCGGCCTCGGCCTCCTCCTTGGAGCCGGAGACGATCTTGGAGAGGTTGTTCTTGAGATCGTCTTTCGAGATGCCCTCGAGGTACGCGCCGATGCTGCTCACCGAGTACCGGGTCGGCTGCTGGACGAGGCGCTGGAAGAGCACGCCGCTCCGGACCCGGTGGTAGCCGTACTCCATGGATCCGACGAGATAGGCGTCCTGCATCCACTCGAGCATCGTCGGCGAGAGCACGGGCCTCCCGGCGTTGCCTTTCCTCAGCTCTTCCAGGCTGCGCTGGAGCGCGGCGCGGAGGTGCGACGGGTCGAGATCATAGTGGGATACGAGAAACGCGATGTCGGAGTTCGCGTCGTCGAGCAGCGCGAGGAGCAGGTGCTCGAGCGTGACCTCGTAGTGGCGCGCGTTGACACACTGGCCAATCGCCGCCTCGAGGGCAGAGGTGCAGTTCTTTGTGAGTCGCTTGACGATGGCTTTGGTGTCGACGAGCTGCATGCGCGGCATGCTAACCGAGGCGCGCCCTCGTCCGAAAGCGCCTCGTCAGCCTCGCCCCTTGCGCTTCTTCTCCGCGGCCTCCGGGGCGCGGCCCTCGGCCCCGCTCGCGTCTCCGCGCTCCCGCGCGGGCGCCTTGGCCCCCCCGCGGGTCGCGTCGCCGCGCGGCGCCGCGTCGCGGGCGCCGTCGTCCTTCTCCTGCGCGGCGAGCGATTCGCCGGCCGCGACGCGGTCCACCATGTCGGGCCGTATCCGCAGCTTGAGCAGGGCGCCGACGCGGAGCTTTTGGTCCGGCTCAATACGGTTATCGCGCGCGACGTCCTCGACGTCTATGACGAACTGCCGCGCCACGCCGATCAGCGTATCGCCGGGCGCGACGCGGTAGAGCATCACCTCGCGCGCGGACCGCGACTGCGCGCGCGCGGCGCGCGTCCGCGGCGGGGCGCTGGCCGCGTCGTCGTCGGACGAGCCCTCCGGGCCGTCGTCGAGCGACGACATCGCCACGGGATCGCGCATCGAGCGTCGCTTGCCGAGCGCAGGCCGGCCGTCGTCGTCCACGTCCGTCTCCGCCGTCTCGGCCGCCCGCTTCCGCGCGGGCTTCGGGAGGAGCGAGAGCAGGCTCTCGTCGTCCCGGCTCCCCCTCCGCGGCGCGAAGTCGCGCCCGCCGAGCAGGTCGACCGGATCGAGGATCGACGCGTCGTCCGTGGAGAGCACGTCCGTGGAGAGCATCGCGGGCAGGGCGGCCTGCGCTCGCGCCAGCGTGTCCGACGGGAGCATCACGAGGAAGTCCCCCCGTCCGGGCGGCACGCGGTCCCCCAGGATGTCGGGGTTCAGCTTCCGCAGCGTCGAGGTCCCGACGCCGGCGGCCTTCGCCAGCGTCTTGAGCGGCGTCCCCGGGGACACCGCGATCTCGGCGGCGTCGATCGGCCGGCTCACCGCGACCTCATCGAACCCGAACCGCTCCAGGTTGTTCGCGACGATCGCCGCCGCCCCGATCTTCGGCACGTACGCGGCCGTCTCCGAGGGGATCGCCTCCTGGCGCGCCAGCTCGTTGAAGTCGGACGTCCCGTAGCGATCGATGCGGTCGAGCAGCTGCTCGTAGCCCATGTTGTAGGCCGCGAGCGCGAGATCCCAGCTGCCGAAGCGCAGGTAGAGATCGCGCAGGTGGTGAGCCGCCGCCTGCGTGGCGAGGCGCGGGTTCTTCCGCTGGTCGAGGTGCCGCGTCTGCTGGAGCCCGTAGACCGCGCCGGTGGCGGGCATGAACTGCCAGAGCCCGACGGCGCCGACCGGCGATTTCGCCCGCGGGTCGAAGCCGCTCTCGATCATGGCCACCCAGAGGAGATCCTCCGGAAGCCGTCGTTCCCTGAGCTCGCCCTGGATCATCTCCTGGTACCGCCCGCTCCGCTTCAGCCACGTCTCGAACATCTGCCGCCCGCGGTCGGTGCGCGTGAAGAAGCGGACGTACTTGAGGGTGCGGCGCGACACGGCGAGCCGGAGGTCCGGCAGCTGCAGCTTCGAGAGCGCCTCGGCGCCGGCCGCGTCGAGATCGTCCACGTCGTCGGCGTAGCTGCCTTCCGCCGAGAACGCGCGCGGCGGCCGCGAGAAGCTCGGCCGGTCGACCTCGCACGCGGCGCCCTCCCGCGCGTCGCGCCCCGCGGCCTCGCGCAGCCGCCACAGCTCCCGCGACTCGCCCCCCGGCGGCGCTGCCGGGCCGTCGAGCCCGCGCGCAGGCGCCGCGGTCGGCGGCGGCGCCGCGGCGAGCGCCCCGACCGGCGCCGTCGCCCGCGGTGCCCCGAGCTGGTAGGTCGACACCGCCGACTGGACCGACGTGATCGCCGACTGGGGCGCCGCCATCCCGACCCCGTAGCCAAACGCCAGGGCCGAGACCAGGGGAGGGATCTTGTGGACGAGGCTCATTTGCGTGTGGTTCAACGTCGCACCATGTAGGCAAACCGGTCAACAAACCGGCCGGCCCGGGTGGGCGGGGGCTGGGCGGGCCGGCCTCGGCGCCCTCTGGGCGGGCCGGCCTCGGCGTGGCCTCTGGGTGGGCCGCACGCGGACTGGCGGGCCGCATGGTGCGGATGGACGTCAGGCACTCCCGTCCGGCGGAGCGGGTCTGCTAGTCTGCACCCATGCCGGCGGCGCTCTCGGCCCGCGTGTCCGACACCCAGGCCAACCAAAGCTTCGACGCTTCGTTCGAGCGCTTCCCTGTCCGGATCGGCAGGAATCAGCTGAACGACCTTCACATCGACCGGCCCTACATCTCCCAGTTCCATGCGGCGGTGGACGTCCGCGATCGCCGGATCCTCGTGCGCGACCTCGGCTCCACCAACGGGACGATGTTCGCGGGGCACCGGCTGGCGCGCGACACCTCGGTGGACGTGAGCGGCCAGCCGGAGATCACGATCGGCCCGATCCAGATCCGGCTCGCGATCATCGAGGCGCCGCTGAAGTCCGAGAGCCCGAACGACGGCACGCTGCTCGGCACGGGCGGAGACAACCTCTCCGCGCTGATCAGCCCGCAGAAGCGCGCCGCCCCCGGCGGTGAAGACCCGTACCTGCGGCAGGTCGTCCCGTACCTGGAGGCGTACCGGACCGCGTGGGCCGCGGTCTACCGGATGATCTGGGATCACCTCGCGCGCCTCCCGCCCGACGCGCGCCAGAGCTACCTGCGCCGGCTCGGCGAGGAGCACCCGAGCGTGCTCGCGGAGCGGGATTTCCAGAAGATCTCTCAGTACTACGGCGTCGACTACCGCACGCTCGGCGAGCTGGCCCCGGCGAACGCGGCGTTCGCAGCGCTCTCCGAGCTGGCGGGCGCCCTCGCGCCCGGCACGAAGCCGCCCGACGACGTCGCGGGCATCGTCAACTTCGCGCGGCGGCTCCGCGACACGATGGAGGTCTTCCTGAAGTGCTTCGTGAGCTTGCGCGACGGCTATCAGGAGTTCGAGGCCGAGGTGCTGGCGCGCGATCGCTCCGCGGAGACGGACAAGGTCGCGAACGCGCAGGACGCGAAGGAGCTCGGCACGGTCCTGCTCACGCCGGTCGGGGGCCCGGACGCCGCGCGGCACCTCCACGAGATCTTCGTGGATGTCATGAGCCACCAGATCGCGCTCTTGAACGGCGTGATGGGGGGCGTGAGGTCGCTGCTCGTCAAGCTCTCCCCGAAGACGCTCGAGGAGAAGCTCGAGCGCGCGGGCAAGAAAGGCGGGCTGTTCTCGAACAGGTACGAGGAGCTCTGGAAGCTCTACGAGCGCCGCCACGGCGACTATTCGGGGGAGGACAAGGAGACTTTTCGGGAAATATTTGGCGAGCAGTTCTCTCGGGCGTACGCTGCGACCGCCGCAGAGGACTATGGGTCGTCCGGCGAGTCGGGAGGCCGGAGCATCGTCCGCTTCCCCGGCTCTGGGAATCCGAACAAACGCTAGCGCCCCAACACGGCGGGGCTTCGCGCGGCGAGCCGCGTCTTGGGCTCGCCGATCTTCGCCGGAGGCGCGGCCGAACGCGAGGCGCCGTTCATGCGAATCAGGGAGAAAGTCGTAGCAGCAGGATGTCTGGCCGTGGCCGCGTGCCTCCTCGCCCCGATCGAGGCGGCCGCGCAGACGACGGTCCAACGCGATAAGAACTGGGCCACGGTCTCGGACGTGAGCCTCGTGCTGGGAAGCTCCGTCGTTTTCCTGATGCCGCGTGTCTATTACAGCGATCCGGAGGCCACCGTCGGCTGGAAGGGGCGCTGGCATTTCTCGGTCATGGCGCCCGCCATGACGATGACCGCGCTGACGCTGCTCGTGGACCTGCCGATCAAGAACGCGCTCGAGTCGACGCGCCCTGGCTGCTCGATCGACGAGACGAAGGCGGCTGTGTCCGACTCGGGCTGCGAGTCGTTCGGCGGCCCGTCGACGCACGCGTTCGCCTCCTGGGGCGCGACGGGCGCGGGGACGGGCATCTTCGTGGTCGACACGTTCCGCTACTCGTCTGGCCGCTTCAACGCCGGCGGCTTCATCGGCAATGTGGCCTTCCCTCTCACCGCCTCGGTCGTCACCACCATCGCCCGGAGCGTCGCCCCCGGCGACACGCGGCCGCACGAGAACGCCGGTCAGATCGCGATCGGCGGCGTCACCGGCTTCCTGAGCGGCCTCGCCGTCGGCACCGCCTACGCGATGCTCCAGCGCCCGAACTGCGGCTACGGCAACGCGCTGTTCTGCTGGTAGCCGCCTCTCCGGCAGGCCCACTCCCCTCTCTCCGCCAGGCCTCCCTCCTCCCCTCGCTAGCAAGCCTCCCCCCGCTCGCTGGAGCGGCCAGGGGTCGTGGGGGAGCGCGGGGGGCAGGCCGAGGTTCGAGCAGATCACGCGCGCCGCGTCCGCGCCATGCGCGGGCAAGGCGCGCGTCCGGCGGGCCCCCCCGCGCTCCCTCTACGACCCCCTACAGCGGTTTCCGCCCCCCTCTGCCCCATGCCGAGCAGAGCGGCGGTCTCCCGCACAGGAGACGGGCCCAGATCGGCGTTTTCGGCGCGCAAGCGCACTCCCGTGCGCTGAGCACCGAAAACGTCGAGGTGGGCCCGTATCCGAAGCGGGCGACCGTCGCTCTAGTCCTGTCCGACGACGCGCTCCCAGAGCGGATCGTTCGACGAGAAGAGCGTATCTCGCTCCACCCGGAGGAATCGCTGGAACTCGACGCGGCGGAGCTCGCGGTCGCTGTCGCGGTTGCCGTCGTCGTGCTTCACGATCTTCACCCGCACCTGCTCGAGCAGCTGAATGCCGTTCGGCTTGTAGGAGACGTCGGTGCGCAGCACGTAGCGAGCGTAGAGCCCGCGCTCGGTGACGGAGGGCACCACCGCCGTCCGCTCCAGGTCGACGGACGCCGCCTCGATCAGCCGTCCCCTTCGCGCGAGGTAGAAGTGGGCTCGTTGTCGGCAGTCGTCGGGATCAGGGCAGCTCTTCGTCTCGGCCACGACGAGGTTGTCGTTGCCGAGGCGCACCGGGGACAGCTTGGTCCCCTTGGCGGGCGCGCGGAAGCTGCCGACCCCGTAGACGTCCGCGCGATCGCCGGCCGCTCGCACGAGCGCCACGAGGCCGCCCTCGTCGCCGTTCTCGAACTTGAGGACGCGCACCCATACGGCGCGAAGCCCCTCCGGCCCGGAGCGGATCTCGACCTCGTCGGGATCGATCTTGCGCGGCCAGCCGGACTTGGAGATGCCGCCGCGCAGGGTCTCGTTGGCGAACACGTAGTGGCCGGTACAGTCGACGTCGGTCGGTCCGATCCCGCGTTCCTCGCTGTAGCCGGGAATGACGACGCTCAGCCACTGGTCTGGGTCGAGGGTGCGGACGGCCGCCTTGCCGCCTGCCCCGCGCTTCGCAGGCGGCAGCTGGGTCGTGCACACCGGGATCGGATTCTGCTTGCGTGTCTGGAGCTCGCCGTGTGGCTGCTCTGGGTACGATCCGCAGCCCGCGAGGGCGGCGGCGAGCCCCAGGCCGACGACGGAGCCGAAGCGAACGATGCTCACGCGCTCTTCGTATCATGCAAGGCGTCGCCAAGGCGAGTTCGCGACCCAACGCCCTGGCCGGCCAACGGCTCTGGCCGGCCAACGGTTCTGGCCGGCCAGCCCGCCTCGTTCTCGGTGTCGGCGGTCGCACGCATGCCAGATCACGCTGCCGTCCCCCGCGTCGTCACGTTCCCCACACGCCCGCAACGCGATGGACACGCCCGCGTCCTCTTATGGAAGCGATGGCTTCGCGACGGAATATTGCGCGCTCTCAGGAACCAAACGCGAACCAAACCCCAACCAAAAGCGAACCGAATGCCAAGAAACCCGCGCTGCCCCGGGACACAAAAGTCTTGACGCTCCCAAGGAGGGAGTTACCTTCTGGACTCCCTGAGACGAACAGGGGTAGAGATACGATGAGAGTCTTATCTCTATGTCTCTTAACTCCTAGTCCCGACGGGGCGGACCGTCTGCCAGCGCGCAATGGGGCGTAGACTGAGCCCAGGCGGCGAGTTCTTGAAGGAAGAGGCATCTGATCATGGCGTTGCAAGCTCATCTCCAGTTGAAGGGCGTTACCCAGGGCCCCATCGATGGTTCGGTCACCCAGAAGGGTCGCGAGAAGACCATCGCTGTCATCTCGGTGCAGCATCAGGTCGTGAGCCCGCGTGATCCGGCGACCGGCATGCCCAGCGGGAAGCGCCAGCACAAGCCCTTCGTGATCACGAAGGAGCTCGACAAGTCGACCCCCCTTCTTTACAACGCCCTGGTCACCAACGAGAGCATCTCGGAGTGGAAGCTCAAGTTCTACACGCCGGGCACCGCGGCCTCGAAGAACGTCGGCAAGGAGCAGAACCACTACACGGTCACGCTCACGAACGCGACGGTCGCGAGCATCGACTTCCACATGGACAACACCCGCCTCACGGACGGCAGCAAGGACCGGCCGGAGTACGAGCGGATCTCGTTCACGTACCAGAAGATCGAGTGGTCGTACGATGACGGCGACGGCGCGCGCCAGGCGGACGACGACTGGGAGACGCCGAACCAGTAGCGTCTAGCGGTAGATGTCTCGTCGCACCGGGCGGCCTTCGGGTCGCCCGGTTGCGTTTGTCGTCCTGACGTTGGGGCATCAGAGCGGGGCGCATCTTCGTGCGCTACGGGCTCGGCCGCTAGGCAGGCGAGTGAGGCGTACGAAAGTACGCCGCAGCGAGCCGAACGAGGCGGATGAACCCGTAGCGCACGAAGATGCGCCCCGCTCCAGAGGGTTCCTCAAAATCAGGCATGGCCATCACCCGCAGCAAGCTCAGAATGTTGGCATGCCCCTCAGCGCCTACCTCAGACTCACCGGCGAAAGACAAGGGGAAATCAGGGGCTCCGTCACCCAGAAGGGGCGAGAAGGTAGCATCCTCGTCACCGAGGTATTCCACTCGCTGGTGGGGCCGCGCGACCCGGTCACCGGACGCCCGACGGGCAAGCGGATGCACAAGCCCTTCATCGTCACGAAGGACCTCGATCGGTCCACCCCGCTCCTCCTCAACGTCCTCAGCCACAACGAGAGCATCCCCCGCTGGGAGCTCCAGTTTTACAGGTCGATCGCGATCGGTATCGAGAAGCCAGTCTTCACGGTCCAGCTCACGAACGCGAACATCTCGAGCATCCAGTTCCACATGCTCAACGTGAGGAACCCGGTGCAAGCGCGCGCGCCCGAGCAGGAGGAGGTCGCGTTCACGTACCAGAAGGTCGTCTGGATCTGGAACGACGGGGGCGTCTCCGCGGAAGACGACTGGCTCACGCCGCGCTGAGCGGGCGGGCTTCCGCTCGAGGCGCGAGCTGATCTACGATCCCGCCGTGGCCGGTGCCTCCCTCCTCACCCGAATCGCGCACGCGGCCGACCCGCACTCGACGGAGCGGCACACCTACCGGGATCACGACCTCGAGTCGGCCATCCTGACGCACCTCGGGCACATGCTGAACACCCGCCAGGGGAGCTCGCTGACCTGCCCGGACTACGGCCTGATGGAGGTCTCGGAGGTGCTGCATGAGTTCCCCGAGGCGATCGGCCTGGTGCAGCGCTCGCTCAAGAACTGCATCCAGACCTACGAGCCGCGGCTGAAGAACGTGCAGGTCCGGCACCTGCGCACGGACGCGATCCAGTCGATGGTCCTCGAGTTCGAGATCACCGCGCAGATTCACTTTCCCGATGGCCGGCGGCAGGCGCTCCGGCTCGGCGCTGCAGTGGACCAGAGCGGCAATGTCCGGATGACGTAGCCCCCGCCCGGCGGCCCGGCTCACGGCGGTTGACAGCCTTCGGCCCCGGCGGTCGACTGGCGGTGGCGAGAGGATGTTCAACAAGTACTACCAGGACGAGCTCACCTACCTGCGGGATCTGGGGCGCGAGTTCGCCGCCGCCTACCCCGGGATCGCGCCCATGCTCGCGGAGAAAGGCGGGGACCCCGACGTCGAGCGCCTGCTCGAGGGCGTCGCGTTCCTGACCGGCAAGATCCGCCAGAAGCTCGACGACGAGCTCCCCGAGGTGATCCACTCGGTCGCATCGCTGCTCTTTCCGCACTACCTCCGCCAGATCCCGGCGACATCGATCATCGAGTTCACGCCGCTCCCGAACGTGGTGCGCGAGAAGCTCGTCGTCGCTCGGCACGCGGAGGTCGGATCGGTGCCGGTCGACGGCGTCTCGTGCCGGTTCCGCACGACCCAGGACGTCGAGCTCGTCCCGCTCGCGGTGGAGGACGTGCGCGTCGACACGGGCGCGCAGCTCGCGCAGACGCTCCGCATCGAGCTCCGTCTGACCGGCGGAGCCGCGCTGTCGGGCCTGTCGCTCTCCTCGCTGCGCTTCTACATCCACGGTGAGCGCAGGCTGCAGGACGACCTCCGCCTCTGGGTCGGGGCGCACGTCGACACCGTCGCGCTGGCCGCGGTGGACGCCGCGGGGCGCGACACGACGATCGCGTCGCTCCCGGCGCGCGCCGTGCGGCTCACCGGCTTCTCCGATGAAGAGTCGCTGATCCCGTACCCGAAGACGGTCTACCCGGGGTTCCGGCTCCTGCAGGAGTTCTTCACGCTCCCGCAGAAGTTCGCGTTCTTCGAGGTGACCGGCCTGCAGGCGCTCTCGGCGGAGCGGATCTCGGACCGGTTCGCGATCCTGCTGCAGTTCAGGGACGGGCTCCCGCCGGGGACGAGGATCAGCAGGGAGAACCTCCGGCTGTTCTGCTCGCCCGTCGTGAACCTGTTCGAGCACACGAGCGATCCGATCAAGCCCGAGGCCACGAAGCACGAGTACCTCTGCCGCCCGGCGGGCGCGGCGCCCGCGGCGTTCGAGATCCACAGCATCGACAAGGTCGTCGGCATCGCCCGGCGCACGAGCCAGCGCGTCGAGATCCCCTCGTTCTTCAGCTTCCAGCACGAGCTCGATCCCGAGGCCGCCGCGCGGACGATCTTCTACCAGGCGCACCTCCGCCCGGCCGCCATCGGCGACGGCATCGACATGTACCTCTCGTTCGGCTCCCCGCAGGACGCCGGGGCCCTCCCCGAGTTCGACGTGATCAGCATCGAGGCGACGAGCACGAACCGCCGCCTGCCGGCGCAGCTGAAGCTCGGCGATCTCAGGGTGCCGACGGCGACCTCGCCCGCCGTGGCGAGCTTCACCAACCTCACCGGCGTCACCGCGCCGCTCCCGCCGCCGCTCGGGCGCGAGCTGCAGTGGCGCGTGCTGGCGCACATGGCGATGAGCTACCGCTCGATCACCGAGCTCGAGGTGCTCCGGGCGACGGTCGATCTCTACAATTTCCAGGCGATCGTCGATCGTCAGGCGGCGCGCGCGAACCAGCTCCGCCTGGCCGCGATCAAGTCGATCCGGGTGCGGCCGACGGATCGGCTGTACCGGGGGGCGCCGGTGCGCGGCGTCGCGGTCGACATCGAGCTCGACGAGGGCGGGTTCGTCGGCGAGGGAGAGATGTACCTGTTCGCGAGCATCCTGAACGAGATGCTCGGGTCCTACGTCTCGCTGAACTCGTTCACGCAGCTGACGGTCACCGGCACGAATACACGCGTGGTGCACAAATGGGACCCGAAGAGCGGCAGCCTGACGCTGATCTGAGGCCGGCTGCGCCGAGGGGCGCCGCGAGCGCCGACCCCGTCGCGCTGGAGACGCTCCGGCGCTTCGCGGATACCGCGCCGCGCTTCTCGTACTACCGCCTCATCTACCTGCTCGAGCGGCTCTTCCCTGCCGCGCCGCCGGTGGGCCAGCTCGGGCCGGCGCAGGACGAGCGCATCCGGCTGCGCGGCGACCCGTCGCTCATCTTCGCCTCGAGCGACGTGAGCGAGCTCGCGCCGGTCAAGTCGGCTGACGGCGTCGAGCGCGCCCGCGTCTCGACCACGTTCCTCAGCCTGTACGGCTCGGTGTCGCCGATGCCGGCGTACTTCATCGAGCAGATCGCGCAGGCCGACTACCAGGGCGGCCCGCAGCCGATCCGAGAGCTCCTCGACGTCTTCCACCACCGGCTCCTGTCGCTGCTCTACCGCGCGTGGACCAAGTACCGCCTGCCCGTCACGTACCGCAAGCAGGGCGCCGATCCCTTCTCGCGTCGGATGCTCTGCGCGGTCGGCGTCGACGGCTTCCGCGGCTACGAGACGCCGCTCGATCGCTTCTTCTTCCTCCGCTACGCGTCGGTCCTCGCCTCGAAATCGCGCTCGGCGAGGAACCTGGAGACGGTCCTGTCCGAGATGCTCGGCAACATCGGGGTGAAGATCGAGCAGTTCGTCGGTCACTGGACGAAGATCGAGAAGCCGTTCAGAAACAAGCTCGGCGTGATGAACCATCAGCTGGGCGAGAGCCTGACGCTGGGGCGCTATGTGTTCGACGGCTCCGGCCGCTACAAGGTCGTGCTCGGCCCGGTGGGCTACGACGAGTACCTCTCCTTCTTGCCCGGGGGCCGGCGGCAGGATCTGGTCCGCGGCGTCATCGAGACGTTCACGCCGGGCATCCACGACGTGATGCTCGAGATCCACGTGGACACGGAGGAGGCGCCTCGGTTCCAGCTCGGCTCGCCGCGCGCCGCGACGCTCAAGCGCACCGCGTGGATCGGCGGATCTGCGGCGGAGCGGCTCGTGATCACGATCCCCCTCGACGACAAGCACCTCGCGGGCGGCGACGACGAGGACGACGACGATCGGGGCGAGCCCCCGCCGATGTGAGCGAGGCCGAGCGCCGCCGCCGCGGGCCGCCGGGAGGCGCGGCGGCGCTCGCGCCGTGGCGCCGTCTTGACCCGCCCTGCGCTCAGTAAACGGTGAGGCTCTGCAGCGCGGCGGTGATCTCGTCGGCGTTCGCGTCGACGTTCTCGTGGTGCACGATCTGCACGAGCAGGATGCGGCGGGGGCTCCGGAGCAGGATCTCGTGGGCGAAGGCATCCGAGACGGGCTTCGACGGGATCTTCGCCTTGACGAGGTAGCTGCGCCCCTGCGTGTTCGCCGTGGCCACGGGCGCGCGGCCGGAGAGGATCTCCGCGCCCTGCTCCTCGAGGTCCGCCTCGTAGCGCTTGAGCACGTCGGGCCACGGCTCGTCGGGGCTGTCGATGCGCTCGTAGATCGAGAACAGGAACTGCCGCGGGGACTGGTACGTGATGAAGCGGCGCTCGGGCGTGTAGTCGGCGCCGCCGACGTTCCAGTCCATCGGGCGGCTCATGCGGACGTCGCCGTTCATGAGGCCCACGCCGATCCGGCGCGGCACCCGGTCCGTCGCCGGCGCGTCGAGCGGCGGGAAGTACACCTCGAAGCTCGAGTCCTTGCTCAGGGTGCCGGCCGCGCCGTGGAGGTAGAAGACGTCGTCCTGCCTGGGGGCGGTGGGCGAGCCGCCGCAGCCGGCGAGCAGCGCGATCGCAGCCACGGCGACGCAGGCCACGCCCGCGCGCCCCGCTCCGGCGGCGAGCGGACGGCGGGCGCGGAAGGCGGGGACGTGCGCGAGCATCGGCATTCCGAGGTGCCTCATCGGGGGAACTCTAGGCCAGCGAGGGCACGCCAGCCAAATGTTCGCCGAGGAGTTTGCCCTCGGGGTGCCCGGCATTGAATGATTGCCCGGCCCGGGCAGCGCTGCGCCCGCCGATCGAGGCGGTACCCCCGTGCCGCGAGAGAGCCATGTCCAACGAAAGCATACCGAGTCGCAAGGGCGAGCCCGCCGGAGCACAGCCGGCGAGCGCGCCGAGCCCCCCCTCCACCAGCACGCGCCAGGGCCACGAGCGTCCGGCGCCGAGCCAGCGCGCGCCCCGGCGCCCCGCGCTCGCGGCGGCCTTCGCGCTTGCGCTGGGGGCCCCGGCGTGCAGCGGCATCGACGCCGGCGTGGAGTACCCGGGCGACCTGCCCGCGATCGATCGGTACCTCTTGACTCCCGAGAACGGACCCGAGGCGCCGCTCGCGCTGGGTGAGTTCAAGATCGGCCCCGAGACGTGCAGCGGCGTCGACACGCACCCGGTCACCCAGAAGCTCTCGCCCGAGGATCTCAGCCGCTTCCTCGCGGCGCAGGGCGCCGGGAGCATCACCCCGAAGCTGGCGAGGTCGAACCTGTATTGGTTCGACTTCCCCGCGCGCGACAAGTCGTTCGTCCGGCTGCGCCTTGCGGTGCTCGAGGACTCCAAGCACGCGACGCAGGATCTCCACGACGCGGTGCTGCAGCACGGGCCGGGCTGGTGGGGCGTCCGCCGCTCGAACCTCGCCGTGCTCGCGCCGAAGGCGAACCTGAGGGAAGCGATGGCGTTCGCCATCAAGTACAAGCTCGTGTGCTGGGGGGTCTTCACGTACGCGGCCAACGACGACGCGTACGTCGTCCCCGGGCCCTACGCAGAGCTGTGAGGGGAGCAGGCGGCGCGCGGGGCGGAGGCGCACGCTGCCGGCGCGCCGTCGGCAGACCTCTGCGAAGCTGGCCCCCACTCGGGGAGAACGCGTAGACTGCGCCCATGCGCCGTTACGTCTTGCTCGCCGCCGCCGTTGCCCCGATCCTCGCCGTGACCGCAGCCGTCTCCGTGCCCGGCTGCGCAGAGGAATTCGATGACGTCTGCGCGTTCCTCGAAGACACGAGCAACTGTTACGCAGATTTTCATGCCGATG
The DNA window shown above is from Sorangium aterium and carries:
- the tssG gene encoding type VI secretion system baseplate subunit TssG, with amino-acid sequence MGPEERQPDADLRPAAPRGAASADPVALETLRRFADTAPRFSYYRLIYLLERLFPAAPPVGQLGPAQDERIRLRGDPSLIFASSDVSELAPVKSADGVERARVSTTFLSLYGSVSPMPAYFIEQIAQADYQGGPQPIRELLDVFHHRLLSLLYRAWTKYRLPVTYRKQGADPFSRRMLCAVGVDGFRGYETPLDRFFFLRYASVLASKSRSARNLETVLSEMLGNIGVKIEQFVGHWTKIEKPFRNKLGVMNHQLGESLTLGRYVFDGSGRYKVVLGPVGYDEYLSFLPGGRRQDLVRGVIETFTPGIHDVMLEIHVDTEEAPRFQLGSPRAATLKRTAWIGGSAAERLVITIPLDDKHLAGGDDEDDDDRGEPPPM
- the tssF gene encoding type VI secretion system baseplate subunit TssF codes for the protein MFNKYYQDELTYLRDLGREFAAAYPGIAPMLAEKGGDPDVERLLEGVAFLTGKIRQKLDDELPEVIHSVASLLFPHYLRQIPATSIIEFTPLPNVVREKLVVARHAEVGSVPVDGVSCRFRTTQDVELVPLAVEDVRVDTGAQLAQTLRIELRLTGGAALSGLSLSSLRFYIHGERRLQDDLRLWVGAHVDTVALAAVDAAGRDTTIASLPARAVRLTGFSDEESLIPYPKTVYPGFRLLQEFFTLPQKFAFFEVTGLQALSAERISDRFAILLQFRDGLPPGTRISRENLRLFCSPVVNLFEHTSDPIKPEATKHEYLCRPAGAAPAAFEIHSIDKVVGIARRTSQRVEIPSFFSFQHELDPEAAARTIFYQAHLRPAAIGDGIDMYLSFGSPQDAGALPEFDVISIEATSTNRRLPAQLKLGDLRVPTATSPAVASFTNLTGVTAPLPPPLGRELQWRVLAHMAMSYRSITELEVLRATVDLYNFQAIVDRQAARANQLRLAAIKSIRVRPTDRLYRGAPVRGVAVDIELDEGGFVGEGEMYLFASILNEMLGSYVSLNSFTQLTVTGTNTRVVHKWDPKSGSLTLI